One Mya arenaria isolate MELC-2E11 chromosome 5, ASM2691426v1 genomic window carries:
- the LOC128233555 gene encoding uncharacterized protein LOC128233555 isoform X2: MFTALVLIAGYDALLFPLNNGQEPEPELLFVCPAPSAPQFGTLKCNYDLFSLHCTSECDAGYLFEDGSHQFTGICDLFVGKAIPNTPNCVKIIPQTSLSQTTVATSSAIVSSATADCVRTLTDCFGRRPGDYAYCDNCRMFATCAGSGFYVRNCPEIAVFDPTVDKCLDYSPNACKA, encoded by the exons ATGTTTACAGCCCTCGTCCTGATTGCTGGGTACGATGCATTGTTGTTTCCGTTAAACAATGGACAAG AGCCGGAGCCGGAGCTTTTGTTCGTGTGTCCCGCCCCAAGTGCCCCACAGTTTGGTACCCTAAAGTGTAACTATGACCTCTTCTCGCT GCACTGCACATCAGAGTGTGATGCTGGTTACCTGTTTGAGGACGGCTCCCATCAATTTACCGGCATTTGTGACCTCTTTGTGGGCAAGGCCATACCGAATACACCCAATTGTGTGAAAATCA TTCCACAGACCAGCCTCTCACAGACCACTGTCGCCACCAGTTCCGCAATCGTCTCGTCTGCCACTGCCGACTGTGTACGCACACTAACGGACTGCTTCGGAAG GCGTCCTGGTGACTACGCCTATTGCGACAACTGCCGGATGTTTGCCACGTGCGCCGGAAGTGGGTTTTACGTACGGAACTGTCCGGAAATTGCCGTCTTTGACCCGACCGTTGACAAATGCCTGGACTATAGCCCAAACGCTTGTAAAGCATAA
- the LOC128233555 gene encoding uncharacterized protein LOC128233555 isoform X1 produces the protein MNCLRVLVLALVLIAGYDALLFPLNNGQEPEPELLFVCPAPSAPQFGTLKCNYDLFSLHCTSECDAGYLFEDGSHQFTGICDLFVGKAIPNTPNCVKIIPQTSLSQTTVATSSAIVSSATADCVRTLTDCFGRRPGDYAYCDNCRMFATCAGSGFYVRNCPEIAVFDPTVDKCLDYSPNACKA, from the exons CCCTCGTCCTGATTGCTGGGTACGATGCATTGTTGTTTCCGTTAAACAATGGACAAG AGCCGGAGCCGGAGCTTTTGTTCGTGTGTCCCGCCCCAAGTGCCCCACAGTTTGGTACCCTAAAGTGTAACTATGACCTCTTCTCGCT GCACTGCACATCAGAGTGTGATGCTGGTTACCTGTTTGAGGACGGCTCCCATCAATTTACCGGCATTTGTGACCTCTTTGTGGGCAAGGCCATACCGAATACACCCAATTGTGTGAAAATCA TTCCACAGACCAGCCTCTCACAGACCACTGTCGCCACCAGTTCCGCAATCGTCTCGTCTGCCACTGCCGACTGTGTACGCACACTAACGGACTGCTTCGGAAG GCGTCCTGGTGACTACGCCTATTGCGACAACTGCCGGATGTTTGCCACGTGCGCCGGAAGTGGGTTTTACGTACGGAACTGTCCGGAAATTGCCGTCTTTGACCCGACCGTTGACAAATGCCTGGACTATAGCCCAAACGCTTGTAAAGCATAA